The Mesorhizobium sp. AR02 genomic interval AGGCGGTCCAGCCGAGATAGTAGGCGAGGTAGAGATTGTAGGTGTCGTTGCGAGCGACACCGTATGTGTCAGCCGTCTTGGAATGATACCAGCCGACGAAATCGACGGCGTCGGCGAACTTCGTGCGCCGCGCCGCCCAATTGCCGGTTTCGCGCTGATATTGCGACCAGGTGCCGTCCAGCGCCTGCGAGAAGCCGGTGGCCGACGAGACGTGTTTCCACGGAATGAAGCCGAGCAGCTTGGTGCGCGGCGGCCGGGCGTTGCTCTTGAAGCCTGATTCCTTACGCACCGTCGCCATCAGCACGGGCACCGGGACGCCATATTTCTGCTCGGTCCGCTCGGCCGCCGACTGCCAATTGTCGAACCAGCCGTCATTCTGGTCGAAGACGGCACAGACATTGTTGATGTGGCTGGGCGCGGTCGCGCAGGCCGACAATGCCAGCAGAACGCCAACCGCTACAATTTTACTAAAACTCGACCTACGCATTGGATGAGCAATAGGCCGAAATCATAAAAGGAATCTTGCTGCCTCCGTTAACGCTTGTCGGCACGGGTCGCTTGGGAAAATGCCATATTGATATTCCGACGCCTCTTGTCGCCTTTTATAAAATGATATTGCAGAAATGCCGCCTTGGCTAAAATCGCGCCGGCAAATGGCGTATTTCTGACAGCTCATCTGGCTTGCCGAGGCTTTGATGCCTGGCATGAACGAACCAAGACGCAAGCGCGGCGCCGAGCGCACCAGCAACCGGGGGCCAGCGCCCATCCCGCAGCTGCCGCAGAGGCGGGTGACGAATCCCTATCCGCCGATGGCGTTGCTGTCTCCAGACCAGATCGAGGCGATCCACCAGGCATCGATGCATATATTGGAGAATTTCGGCATCGAGGTGATGAGCCCACGGGCGCTGGCGCTGTTCGAGAAGGCGGGTGCTGCGGTTGATCACGCCTCGGCCAATGTCCGCATCGACCGTGGCATGGTCGACGAGGCACTGAAGACGACGCGGTCCAACTACACGCTGACACCACGCAACCCGGCCAAGTCAATCCATCTCGGCGGCAACACCATCAATTTCACGCTCGTTGCCGGGCCGCCCAATGTCCACGACATGGAGCGTGGCCGCCGCGCCGGCAATTTGCGCGACTATGCGGATCTCACCCGGCTGGCGCAGCATTTCCACTGCGTCCACATGCTTGGCAACCAGGTCTGTGCGCCGGTCGAGCTGCCGGCCAACTCACGCCATCTCGACACCTATTTCACCAATCTGACGCTGACCGACAAGAGTTTTCATGTCTCGGCGATTGGCCGGGGCAGGGCGCTGGACGGCATCGAGATGATGGCGATCGCGCGCGGGCTGACGCTGGAGCAGCTGCGCGACGATCCCGGCATCGCCACCATCATCTCGGTCAACTCGCCGCGCCGCTTCGACGAGATGATGGCCGAGGGGCTGATGACGATGGCCGAGTTCGGCCAGTCGGTGGCGGTGACGCCGTTCACACTGATGGGGGCGATGAGCCCGGTGACGCTGGCGGGTGCTTTGGCGCAGCAGAATGCCGAGGCGCTGTTCGGCGTCGTGCTGACGCAGCTGGTACGGCCAGGCGCACCAGTGATGTATGGCGCCTTCACCTCCAATGTCGACATGAAATCGGGCGCGCCGGCCTTCGGTACGCCTGAGAACACCAAGGCCAATATCGCCTCGGGGCAATTGGCGCGGCGCTACGGGCTGCCCTACCGGACGACGCCCGGCTCGGCCTCCAACGCGGCGGACGCGCAAGGCGCTTACGAAACGCTGATGGCGCTTTGGGGCGCCGTGCTCGGCCATGGCAACCTCGTCTATCATGCCGCCGGCTGGCAGGAGGGCGGGCTGACGGCGTCGTTCGAAAAATTCATCATCGATGTCGAGATGATCCAGCACATGATGGAGTTCTTGCGCCCGATCGTGGTCGATGAGGCTGAACTCGCCGTCGAGGCGCTGGGCGCGGTGCCGACGGGCGGGCACTTCTTCGGCGAGCCGCACACGCTGGAGCGTTACGCCACCGCCTTCTACCAGCCGATCCTGTCCAACTGGCAGAATTTTGAAGCCTGGCAGGAAGCCGGCGGGCTCGACGCAACCGCGCGCGCGACGCGGCTGTGGAAGAAAGCACTGGAAGACTATGTCGAGCCTGTGATGGATCCTGCCGTGCGCGAGGCGCTGGAAGCCTATGTCGCCAGGCGCAAGGAAGCGATCGGGCAGGGCGAGCCGTGACGCCTCCCATCCTGATTCATCT includes:
- a CDS encoding transglycosylase SLT domain-containing protein, which codes for MRRSSFSKIVAVGVLLALSACATAPSHINNVCAVFDQNDGWFDNWQSAAERTEQKYGVPVPVLMATVRKESGFKSNARPPRTKLLGFIPWKHVSSATGFSQALDGTWSQYQRETGNWAARRTKFADAVDFVGWYHSKTADTYGVARNDTYNLYLAYYLGWTAYGRGNRGDAGVQGYARATEKMARDYEAQLKQCGN
- a CDS encoding trimethylamine methyltransferase family protein, which produces MNEPRRKRGAERTSNRGPAPIPQLPQRRVTNPYPPMALLSPDQIEAIHQASMHILENFGIEVMSPRALALFEKAGAAVDHASANVRIDRGMVDEALKTTRSNYTLTPRNPAKSIHLGGNTINFTLVAGPPNVHDMERGRRAGNLRDYADLTRLAQHFHCVHMLGNQVCAPVELPANSRHLDTYFTNLTLTDKSFHVSAIGRGRALDGIEMMAIARGLTLEQLRDDPGIATIISVNSPRRFDEMMAEGLMTMAEFGQSVAVTPFTLMGAMSPVTLAGALAQQNAEALFGVVLTQLVRPGAPVMYGAFTSNVDMKSGAPAFGTPENTKANIASGQLARRYGLPYRTTPGSASNAADAQGAYETLMALWGAVLGHGNLVYHAAGWQEGGLTASFEKFIIDVEMIQHMMEFLRPIVVDEAELAVEALGAVPTGGHFFGEPHTLERYATAFYQPILSNWQNFEAWQEAGGLDATARATRLWKKALEDYVEPVMDPAVREALEAYVARRKEAIGQGEP